A genome region from Anolis carolinensis isolate JA03-04 chromosome 6, rAnoCar3.1.pri, whole genome shotgun sequence includes the following:
- the LOC134292316 gene encoding 17-beta-hydroxysteroid dehydrogenase 14-like, with amino-acid sequence MAMHTLYALPYLRKTKGNIINMSSITAIFGDKQSVPYVTTKGAVTAMTKALAIDESKHCVRVNCISPASVWTPLKASLINGSPDPEEAFQDAKDAQLMGRMGTPEEIAKPALFLATDATFCTGCDLVASGGSELGFAHKSPFTPGCDSKN; translated from the exons ATGGCAATGCAcacgctg TATGCTCTGCCTTACCTCCGAAAAACAAAAGGGAACATCATCAATATGTCCAGCATTACCGCCATTTTTGGAGACAAGCAATCCGTACCCTATGTAACAACCAAG GGTGCTGTTACTGCGATGACAAAAGCTCTGGCCATTGATGAGAGCAAGCATTGTGTCCGAGTCAACTG CATCTCACCTGCCAGTGTTTGGACTCCATTGAAGGCAAGTCTTATAAATGGCTCACCTGATCCAGAGGAAGCATTCCAGGATGCCAAGGATGCTCAG CTTATGGGACGTATGGGAACCCCTGAAGAGATTGCAAAGCCTGCCCTGTTCCTTGCTACCGATGCCACATTCTGCACAGGATGTGACCTTGTGGCTAGTGGTGGATCTGAGCTTGGCTTCGCCCACAAAAGCCCATTTACTCCCGGATGTGACTCTAAAAACTAG